In the Piscinibacter sp. XHJ-5 genome, one interval contains:
- a CDS encoding MFS transporter: MSSPATVATPRSRFDAAALHRLAVVTLLGFASGLPLALTGQAMQAWLSVEGVDIATIGFLSIVGLPYTFKFLWAPLMDRFELPWLGRRRGWLVLTQLALAGALLWMSGTSPTQATRAFALLAVLVAFVSASQDVVIDAYRTDLLHASERGLGSSMYVMGYRMAMILSGGVAFIWVDPTQGGGWSWPEVYRFMAWLMVGAAALSVLALPRLRTAPAPHTVARHDVIGFIAVVAAVAVGFIVSERLAPPIAQAMLSPLFEGGTTAPAMQKKWIDLLALLLGIAFTLPLAAWAAHAARFETLLGGLRSYFSQAGAAAFLLFIVLYKLGDAFAGSLMTPFLLQSMAFSTAEVGVVNKIIGLWLTIVGALIGGALMIRLGLWRALMLFGLLQMLSNLGFWWLAVSGKGLMPGLVIPAFDWGFVKLAHATPVDGGLLLVIAAENLSGGMGTAAFMAFLMSLCNHRFTATQFALLSAFASVGRVWVGPLAGVLAEAIGWPAFFVLSTVMAAPALLMLWWLRDPVQALEVDPDAPLADD; the protein is encoded by the coding sequence ATGAGCTCGCCCGCCACGGTCGCCACGCCGCGTTCGCGCTTCGACGCGGCCGCGCTGCACCGGCTGGCCGTCGTCACGCTGCTGGGCTTCGCGTCGGGCTTGCCGCTGGCGCTCACCGGCCAGGCCATGCAGGCCTGGCTCAGCGTCGAAGGCGTCGACATCGCGACGATCGGCTTCCTCAGCATCGTCGGGCTGCCCTACACGTTCAAGTTCCTCTGGGCTCCCTTGATGGATCGCTTCGAGCTGCCGTGGCTGGGACGGCGCCGCGGCTGGCTGGTGCTCACGCAGCTCGCGCTGGCCGGCGCGCTGCTGTGGATGTCGGGCACCTCGCCGACGCAGGCGACACGCGCGTTCGCGCTGCTCGCCGTGCTGGTCGCCTTCGTCTCGGCGTCACAGGATGTCGTCATCGACGCCTACCGCACCGACCTGCTGCATGCCAGCGAGCGCGGACTCGGCTCCTCGATGTACGTGATGGGCTACCGCATGGCGATGATTCTGTCCGGCGGGGTCGCCTTCATCTGGGTCGACCCGACCCAGGGCGGCGGCTGGAGCTGGCCCGAGGTGTACCGCTTCATGGCCTGGCTGATGGTGGGCGCCGCCGCGCTGTCGGTGCTCGCGCTCCCGCGGCTGAGGACCGCTCCCGCGCCTCACACGGTGGCGCGCCACGACGTGATCGGCTTCATCGCGGTGGTCGCTGCGGTCGCCGTCGGCTTCATCGTCAGCGAGCGCCTGGCGCCGCCCATTGCGCAGGCCATGCTGTCGCCGCTGTTCGAGGGCGGCACGACCGCGCCGGCGATGCAGAAGAAGTGGATCGACCTGCTCGCGCTGCTGCTCGGGATCGCGTTCACGCTGCCGCTGGCGGCATGGGCCGCACATGCGGCGAGGTTCGAGACGCTGCTGGGCGGCTTGCGCAGCTACTTCTCGCAGGCCGGCGCCGCGGCCTTCCTGCTCTTCATCGTGCTCTACAAGCTCGGCGATGCCTTCGCCGGCTCGCTGATGACGCCATTCCTGCTGCAGTCGATGGCCTTCAGCACCGCCGAGGTCGGCGTGGTCAACAAGATCATCGGCCTGTGGCTGACCATCGTCGGGGCGCTGATCGGCGGCGCGCTGATGATCCGCCTGGGCCTGTGGCGCGCGCTGATGCTGTTCGGCTTGCTGCAGATGCTCAGCAACCTGGGCTTCTGGTGGCTGGCCGTGAGCGGCAAGGGGCTGATGCCCGGGCTTGTCATCCCGGCGTTCGACTGGGGCTTCGTCAAGCTTGCCCACGCGACGCCGGTCGACGGCGGGCTGCTGCTGGTGATCGCCGCGGAGAACCTGTCGGGCGGCATGGGGACGGCCGCCTTCATGGCCTTCCTCATGAGCCTGTGCAACCACCGGTTCACCGCCACGCAGTTCGCGCTGCTGTCGGCCTTCGCATCGGTGGGACGCGTCTGGGTGGGACCGCTGGCCGGCGTGCTGGCCGAGGCGATCGGCTGGCCGGCGTTCTTCGTGCTGTCGACGGTGATGGCCGCCCCGGCGTTGCTCATGCTGTGGTGGCTGCGAGACCCCGTGCAGGCGCTCGAGGTGGACCCCGACGCGCCCCTGGCCGATGATTGA